From a region of the Pongo abelii isolate AG06213 chromosome 9, NHGRI_mPonAbe1-v2.0_pri, whole genome shotgun sequence genome:
- the LOC100437055 gene encoding LOW QUALITY PROTEIN: olfactory receptor 51B5 (The sequence of the model RefSeq protein was modified relative to this genomic sequence to represent the inferred CDS: inserted 1 base in 1 codon), translated as MSSNGSSHPFLLTGFPGLEAAHHWISVFFLFMYISVLFGNGTLLLLIKGDHNLHEPMYFFLAMLAATDLGLTLTTMPTVLGVLWLDHREIGSAACFXQAYFIHSLSFVESGILLAMAYDRFIAFCNPLRYTSVLTNTRVVKIGLGVLMRGFVSVVPPITPLYFFLYCHSYVLSHAFCLHQDVIKLACADTTFNRPYPVVLVVFIFVLDSLIIFISYVLILKTVLSIASREERAKALNTCVSHICCVLVFYVTVIGLSLIHRFGKQVPHIVHLIMSYVYFLFPPLMNPIIYSVKTKQIQNAILHLFTTHRIGT; from the exons ATGTCATCCAACGGCAGCTCCCATCCCTTCCTGTTGACTGGTTTTCCAGGCTTGGAGGCAGCTCATCACTGGATTTCCGTATTTTTCTTGTTCATGTATATATCCGTCCTTTTTGGCAATGGCACCCTCCTTCTTCTCATTAAGGGAGATCACAATCTTCATGAGCCCATGTACTTCTTTCTGGCCATGCTGGCTGCCACAGACCTGGGGCTGACCCTGACCACAATGCCCACAGTGCTGGGAGTCCTCTGGCTGGATCACAGGGAGATTGGAAGTGCAGCCTGCT TCCAGGCCTACTTTATACACTCACTTTCCTTTGTCGAGTCTGGCATTCTGCTTGCCATGGCCTATGACCGTTTTATTGCCTTCTGCAACCCTCTTAGATATACCTCCGTACTTACTAATACTCGAGTAGTGAAGATTGGGCTGGGAGTTCTGATGAGGGGATTTGTATCTGTTGTTCCCCCAATCACAcccctctatttttttctgtattgtcaCTCCTATGTTCTTTCACATGCATTCTGCCTTCACCAGGATGTCATTAAACTGGCCTGTGCTGATACCACTTTCAACCGACCGTACCCAGTTGTGCTTGTAGTCTTTATATTTGTGCTGGATTCTCTGATTATCTTCATCTCCTATGTGTTGATACTCAAGACTGTCCTGAGCATTGCCTCCAGAGAGGAGAGGGCCAAGGCTCTCAATACCTGTGTCTCCCATATCTGCTGTGTCCTGGTTTTCTATGTCACAGTGATTGGATTGTCTCTGATTCATCGTTTTGGAAAGCAGGTTCCACATATTGTTCACCTCATTATGAGCTATGTCTATTTTCTGTTCCCTCCACTAATGAATCCTATAATATATAGTGTCAAGACCAAGCAGATTCAGAATGCCATTCTTCACCTTTTTACTACCCATAGAATTGGAACCTGA